The proteins below come from a single Asanoa ferruginea genomic window:
- the htpX gene encoding zinc metalloprotease HtpX, producing the protein MHRHYNGLKTAALLGLLTALILGIGVGVGGGSGLIIAAIISVAVNAGSYFWSDKIALRSMRARPVSEAEFPALYQMVRELAADARQPMPRLYVSPTQQPNAFATGRNPAHAAVAVTTGITQILDYRELRAVIGHELSHVYNRDILISSVAAALGSIITFLAYLAWFVPIGGGDDDDGPNPAVFFAMLILGPLAASIIQLAISRNREFQADASGAALSHDPLALASALRKIDRGARQLPLPADNQFTTTAHLMIANPLSAAGVAKLFSTHPPMAERIRRLEEMANREVGPVQFQ; encoded by the coding sequence TTGCACAGGCATTACAACGGCCTCAAGACGGCCGCACTACTTGGCCTGCTCACAGCGCTCATTCTCGGCATCGGCGTAGGCGTAGGTGGCGGCTCCGGCCTGATCATCGCCGCGATCATCTCGGTCGCCGTCAACGCCGGCAGCTACTTCTGGTCCGACAAGATCGCGCTGCGGTCGATGCGGGCCCGACCGGTCAGCGAGGCGGAGTTCCCCGCGCTCTACCAGATGGTGCGCGAACTCGCCGCCGACGCCCGGCAGCCGATGCCCCGGCTCTATGTGAGCCCGACCCAGCAGCCCAACGCGTTCGCCACGGGGCGCAACCCGGCGCACGCGGCGGTGGCCGTCACCACGGGCATCACCCAGATCCTCGACTACCGCGAGCTGCGGGCGGTGATCGGCCACGAGCTGTCACACGTCTACAACCGCGACATCCTGATCTCCAGCGTGGCCGCGGCGCTCGGCAGCATCATCACGTTCCTCGCCTACCTGGCGTGGTTCGTGCCGATCGGCGGCGGTGACGACGACGACGGTCCGAACCCGGCCGTGTTCTTCGCGATGCTGATCCTCGGCCCGCTGGCCGCGAGCATCATCCAGCTCGCGATCAGCCGCAACCGCGAGTTCCAGGCCGACGCCTCCGGTGCCGCGCTCAGCCACGACCCACTGGCCCTGGCCAGCGCGCTCCGCAAGATCGACCGGGGCGCCCGGCAGCTCCCGCTGCCGGCCGACAACCAGTTCACCACCACGGCGCACCTCATGATCGCCAACCCGCTCAGCGCCGCCGGCGTGGCGAAGCTGTTCTCCACCCACCCGCCGATGGCCGAGCGGATCCGCCGCCTGGAGGAGATGGCCAACCGCGAGGTCGGGCCGGTGCAGTTCCAGTAA
- a CDS encoding class I SAM-dependent methyltransferase, which translates to MRRRGHPWFARVYERASVAMDEAGGFAHRRALVAGLAGRVIEIGAGNGRMFLHYPASVTAVVAVEPEPRLRASALAAARDAPVPIEVVEGVAESLPAADGTFDAAVASLVLCSVPHQPTALAEVHRVLRPGGELRFFEHVRGDGALRRVQRVADATVWPLICAGCHTGRDTPAAITAAGFEITELSRFRFPPSGPTMPAAPHVLGRAAR; encoded by the coding sequence GTGAGGCGACGCGGGCATCCGTGGTTCGCCCGGGTCTACGAGCGCGCGAGCGTGGCGATGGACGAGGCGGGCGGCTTCGCACACCGGCGGGCGCTGGTCGCGGGCCTGGCCGGCCGGGTGATCGAGATCGGCGCCGGCAACGGCCGGATGTTCCTCCACTACCCGGCCTCGGTGACCGCGGTCGTCGCCGTCGAGCCCGAACCGCGGCTGCGGGCGTCGGCCCTGGCGGCGGCGCGCGACGCCCCGGTGCCGATCGAGGTGGTCGAGGGCGTCGCCGAGTCGCTGCCCGCGGCTGACGGCACCTTCGACGCGGCGGTCGCCTCGCTGGTGCTCTGCTCGGTCCCGCACCAGCCGACCGCGCTGGCCGAGGTGCATCGCGTGCTGCGGCCGGGCGGCGAACTCCGGTTCTTCGAGCATGTGCGGGGCGACGGGGCGCTCCGCCGGGTCCAGCGGGTCGCCGATGCCACCGTGTGGCCGCTGATCTGTGCCGGCTGTCACACCGGACGCGACACCCCGGCGGCGATCACCGCGGCCGGCTTCGAGATCACCGAGCTGAGCCGGTTCCGGTTCCCGCCGAGCGGGCCGACCATGCCGGCCGCGCCGCACGTGCTCGGCCGCGCTGCGCGCTGA
- a CDS encoding NADH-quinone oxidoreductase subunit N, with protein MTQSVDHVALLSAYLAAGTAVLVLLVDLFVGRRGAPVATAVAGAVATGVVAIVVGAGPSRSTFCVSDACSYVANGRAALMAAVFAFLTAGVVALSVPLLRAGVAPAGEYCFLLACSMTGGVVLGAAGDLITLIVALETLTLPLYVLVGLRRQTMESAAAAVTFFVVSVVATAVSLLGAALLYAVTGRLHLTLLAPALTGDVSLAGNDPVRALDLPLTSVGIALLLLGLAFKVAAVPFHAWAPPTYDGAPLPVAAYLSTASKLGGVVAILAVVTVALPPGVTGPLLATLAVLTMTVGNLVALRQIRMTRLLAWSSVAQAGYILAPLGALAVADGPDISTAVTASVAYAIFFVVLELGAFAAVVALREPSADGGRIDSYYGAARRHRWVGTVLALALIGLAGLPPGLAGLFAKVAVVRSLLTGSSGWLAVVVAVNAVIGLAYYVRVAAILYAPDPLARPARAVPWPVAGVLLVATGVALVVGFAPQFVLDWAGR; from the coding sequence GTGACCCAGTCGGTCGACCACGTGGCGTTGCTGTCGGCCTACCTGGCCGCCGGCACCGCGGTGCTGGTGCTGCTGGTCGACCTGTTCGTGGGGCGGCGCGGCGCCCCGGTCGCGACCGCCGTAGCGGGTGCGGTCGCGACCGGGGTGGTCGCGATCGTCGTCGGCGCCGGCCCGTCCCGCTCGACGTTCTGCGTGTCCGACGCCTGCTCCTATGTCGCCAACGGCCGGGCGGCCCTGATGGCGGCGGTGTTCGCGTTCCTGACGGCCGGCGTGGTCGCGCTCTCGGTGCCGCTGCTGCGGGCCGGTGTCGCGCCGGCCGGCGAATACTGCTTCCTGCTGGCGTGCTCGATGACCGGCGGTGTCGTGCTCGGCGCCGCCGGCGACCTGATCACGCTGATCGTCGCGCTGGAAACCCTGACCCTGCCGCTGTACGTACTGGTCGGCCTGCGCCGGCAGACGATGGAGAGCGCGGCCGCCGCGGTCACCTTCTTCGTGGTCAGCGTGGTGGCCACGGCGGTCTCTCTGCTCGGTGCCGCGCTGCTCTACGCGGTGACCGGCCGTCTGCACCTCACCCTGCTGGCGCCGGCGCTGACCGGCGACGTGTCGCTGGCCGGCAACGACCCCGTCCGCGCCCTCGACCTGCCACTGACCTCGGTCGGCATCGCCCTGCTGCTGCTCGGCCTGGCGTTCAAGGTGGCGGCCGTGCCGTTCCACGCCTGGGCACCACCGACCTACGACGGCGCGCCGCTGCCTGTGGCGGCCTACCTCTCGACGGCGTCGAAGCTGGGCGGCGTCGTCGCGATCCTGGCCGTGGTGACCGTCGCCCTGCCGCCGGGCGTCACCGGGCCGCTGCTGGCCACGCTCGCGGTGCTGACCATGACGGTCGGCAACCTGGTGGCCCTCCGGCAGATCCGGATGACCCGGTTGCTGGCCTGGTCGTCGGTCGCGCAGGCGGGCTACATCCTCGCGCCGCTGGGTGCTTTGGCGGTCGCCGACGGCCCCGACATTTCGACCGCCGTGACGGCTTCGGTGGCCTACGCGATCTTCTTCGTGGTCCTCGAGCTCGGCGCGTTCGCGGCCGTGGTCGCCCTGCGCGAGCCGTCGGCCGACGGCGGCCGGATCGACTCCTACTACGGCGCCGCGCGCCGGCACCGCTGGGTCGGCACGGTGTTGGCGTTGGCGCTGATCGGCCTGGCCGGCCTTCCGCCGGGCCTGGCCGGCCTGTTCGCGAAGGTCGCGGTGGTCCGCTCGCTGCTGACCGGCTCGTCCGGCTGGCTCGCGGTGGTGGTCGCCGTCAACGCGGTGATCGGCCTGGCCTACTACGTGCGGGTGGCCGCGATCCTCTACGCACCCGACCCGCTGGCCCGCCCGGCCCGCGCCGTCCCCTGGCCGGTGGCGGGGGTCCTGCTGGTGGCGACGGGCGTCGCGCTGGTGGTCGGCTTCGCGCCGCAGTTCGTCCTCGACTGGGCCGGCCGGTGA
- a CDS encoding complex I subunit 4 family protein has product MSQSALVAVLALPALGAVFAALLPDRAAQLAGTAFAALAFVASVLLGFAAHTGGWFSYQPAPSGAPPIVPWTSVDVSWVPGLDLRLHFGVDGVSYPLVVLTTLLTLLCCLYTIWHVPAGGGRGGTLVALLLVVEVGMLGTFLALDLVLFFVFFEVVLLPMYAIIAGWGGDERRHAARKFALYTLFGSVLLLVGVFTVVAAAGTADLVTLTSGAATLSRTTQLAAFTLFAIAFAVKSPLWPLHTWLPDAHTQAPTVGSVLLAGVLLKMGTYGLIRVAVGVAPEGARWAAPLLGALAVAAIMVGCLVCLAQTELKRLIAYSSVGHMGFVLLGVATLTATGIQAALIGNVAHGIITGLLFFLAGAVKDRFHTGDLAVLGGLRERSPWLSGLLAFAAIASLGLPGLAGFWGEAFAVVAAFERGGGGWVTLGVLAAIGGALTAAYFLRLLRRVTHGPASPAVAAAAAPALRISGMELVAWSPLVILALLVGLVPALVLGLSNVPVQSLVEAVIR; this is encoded by the coding sequence ATGAGCCAGTCAGCCCTGGTCGCCGTGCTCGCCCTGCCGGCGCTGGGCGCCGTCTTCGCCGCGCTGCTGCCCGACCGGGCCGCGCAGCTGGCCGGCACCGCGTTCGCCGCGCTGGCCTTCGTCGCCAGCGTGCTGCTCGGCTTCGCGGCACACACCGGCGGCTGGTTCTCCTACCAGCCGGCCCCCTCAGGTGCGCCGCCGATCGTGCCATGGACCTCGGTCGACGTGTCCTGGGTGCCGGGGCTCGACCTGCGGCTGCACTTCGGGGTCGACGGAGTGTCCTACCCCCTCGTGGTGTTGACCACGCTGTTGACCCTGCTCTGCTGCCTCTACACGATCTGGCACGTGCCCGCGGGCGGCGGCCGTGGCGGCACCCTGGTCGCGCTGCTGCTGGTCGTCGAGGTCGGCATGCTCGGCACCTTCCTCGCGCTCGACCTGGTGCTCTTCTTCGTGTTCTTCGAGGTCGTGCTGCTGCCGATGTACGCGATCATCGCCGGCTGGGGCGGTGACGAGCGCCGGCACGCGGCGCGCAAGTTCGCTCTCTACACGCTCTTCGGCTCGGTGCTGCTGCTGGTCGGCGTGTTCACCGTGGTGGCCGCCGCCGGCACCGCCGACCTGGTCACGCTGACCTCGGGCGCGGCCACCCTGTCGCGCACCACCCAACTCGCGGCGTTCACCCTGTTCGCCATCGCGTTCGCGGTGAAGAGTCCACTCTGGCCGCTGCACACCTGGCTGCCCGACGCGCACACCCAGGCACCCACGGTCGGCAGCGTGCTGCTGGCCGGGGTGCTGCTGAAGATGGGCACCTACGGGCTGATCCGGGTCGCGGTCGGCGTGGCACCCGAGGGCGCCCGCTGGGCGGCACCGCTGCTCGGCGCGCTGGCGGTCGCGGCGATCATGGTCGGTTGCCTGGTCTGCCTCGCGCAGACCGAGCTCAAACGGCTGATCGCCTACTCGAGCGTCGGCCACATGGGCTTCGTGCTGCTCGGCGTCGCGACCCTGACGGCCACCGGCATCCAGGCCGCGCTGATCGGCAACGTCGCACACGGCATCATCACCGGCCTGCTGTTCTTCCTCGCCGGCGCGGTCAAGGACCGGTTCCACACCGGCGACCTGGCGGTGCTCGGTGGGCTGCGCGAGCGGTCGCCGTGGCTGTCCGGGCTGCTGGCCTTCGCCGCGATCGCCTCGCTGGGCCTGCCCGGCCTGGCCGGCTTCTGGGGTGAGGCGTTCGCGGTCGTCGCGGCGTTCGAGCGGGGTGGCGGCGGCTGGGTGACGCTGGGCGTCCTGGCCGCGATCGGCGGCGCGCTGACCGCGGCCTACTTCCTGCGCCTGCTCCGCCGGGTCACCCACGGCCCCGCGTCACCCGCGGTCGCCGCGGCGGCGGCGCCGGCTCTGCGGATCAGCGGCATGGAGCTGGTCGCCTGGTCGCCGCTGGTGATCCTGGCGCTGCTGGTCGGGCTGGTGCCGGCGCTGGTCCTCGGCCTTTCCAACGTTCCGGTGCAGTCGCTGGTCGAGGCGGTGATCCGGTGA
- a CDS encoding NADH-quinone oxidoreductase subunit L — protein MSLDVLGPLLPLVPLAAALSGFVLPLRSRTAAASLGIAGAAGALVVAIVLAVRVDEPFETVAEWAQFGDLSVTAGVRIDQAATLVAVAVGVVALAVQVYSTAYLHDDDRYPPYAAQISLFTAAMLLVVVSGDLILLLVGWEVMGICSYLLIGHDRTLPGAPAAAVKAFLVTRVGDVGFLLGIVLLGVNSGSFWITQVLAGLPALPAATVTAAALLLLGGVAGKSAQFPLHTWLPDAMAGPTPISALIHAATMVAAGIYVVTRLYPVFVLGEPSLVVLGVLAAITVLLGALAATAQDDIKRVLAWSTVSQIGYMAAALAVGAPAVALFHLLTHAAFKALLFLGAGSVIHGVGSNSMSEMGGLRRRMPATFWSMTIGLGALIGLPPLAGFWSKDAVLHAAATADAGWLPWLVYGVGAAGVLVTAWYAGRLWLRTFFGAARSPGAETAHEPPWPMAVPVLVLAVPSALLGLLAFADGFGERLTPFAVDLPEVELAHLGAETAVPLIALLLGLVLVWALWRRDTALDPARFLGPLRPAFDNAFWLDTVQNRLVVRPVVALARRVALADQRVVDGAVESTGQGAADAGDRLAAWHRAGLPRAATALLAGVLLLGLAAALYGSAT, from the coding sequence ATGAGCCTCGACGTCCTCGGGCCGCTGCTGCCGCTCGTGCCGCTGGCCGCGGCCCTTTCGGGTTTCGTCCTTCCGCTGCGGTCCCGCACCGCGGCGGCGTCCCTCGGCATCGCGGGCGCGGCCGGTGCGCTGGTGGTCGCGATCGTGCTCGCCGTCCGGGTCGACGAGCCGTTCGAGACGGTCGCCGAGTGGGCCCAGTTCGGCGACCTGTCGGTCACCGCCGGCGTGCGGATCGACCAGGCCGCGACGCTGGTGGCCGTGGCGGTCGGCGTGGTCGCGCTGGCGGTCCAGGTCTACTCGACGGCCTACCTGCACGACGACGACCGCTACCCGCCCTACGCGGCCCAGATCAGCCTGTTCACGGCCGCGATGCTGCTCGTCGTGGTCTCCGGCGACCTGATCCTGCTGCTGGTCGGCTGGGAGGTCATGGGCATCTGCTCCTACCTGCTGATCGGCCACGACCGCACGCTGCCCGGCGCGCCCGCCGCCGCGGTCAAGGCGTTCCTGGTGACCCGGGTCGGCGACGTCGGCTTCCTGCTCGGCATCGTGCTGCTGGGCGTCAACTCGGGCAGCTTCTGGATCACCCAGGTGCTGGCCGGGCTGCCCGCCCTGCCGGCCGCCACCGTGACCGCGGCGGCCCTGCTGCTGCTCGGCGGCGTCGCCGGGAAGAGCGCGCAGTTCCCGCTGCACACCTGGTTGCCCGACGCGATGGCCGGCCCGACCCCGATCTCCGCGCTGATCCACGCGGCCACCATGGTCGCGGCCGGCATCTACGTGGTGACCCGGCTCTACCCGGTGTTCGTGCTCGGCGAGCCGTCGCTGGTCGTGCTCGGCGTGCTCGCGGCGATCACCGTCCTGCTCGGCGCGCTCGCCGCGACCGCGCAAGACGACATCAAGCGGGTGCTCGCCTGGTCGACCGTGTCCCAGATCGGCTACATGGCCGCCGCGCTGGCGGTCGGTGCCCCCGCGGTCGCGCTGTTCCACCTGCTCACCCACGCGGCCTTCAAGGCGCTGCTGTTCCTCGGCGCCGGCTCGGTGATCCACGGGGTGGGCAGCAACTCGATGTCAGAGATGGGCGGGCTGCGCCGGCGGATGCCGGCCACCTTCTGGTCGATGACGATCGGGCTCGGCGCGCTCATCGGGCTGCCGCCACTGGCCGGCTTCTGGAGCAAAGACGCCGTGCTGCACGCGGCCGCGACGGCCGACGCCGGCTGGCTGCCTTGGCTGGTCTACGGCGTCGGCGCTGCCGGCGTGCTGGTCACCGCCTGGTATGCGGGCCGCCTCTGGCTGCGCACCTTCTTCGGTGCCGCCCGCTCGCCGGGTGCCGAGACGGCACACGAGCCGCCCTGGCCGATGGCGGTGCCGGTGCTCGTCCTGGCCGTGCCGAGCGCGCTGCTCGGGTTGCTGGCGTTCGCCGACGGCTTCGGCGAGCGGCTGACGCCGTTCGCGGTCGACCTGCCCGAGGTCGAGTTGGCCCACCTCGGCGCCGAGACGGCTGTGCCGCTGATCGCGCTGCTGCTCGGGTTGGTGCTGGTCTGGGCGCTGTGGCGGCGCGACACCGCACTCGACCCGGCCCGCTTCCTTGGCCCGCTGCGGCCGGCCTTCGACAACGCGTTCTGGCTCGACACCGTGCAAAACCGTCTCGTCGTACGGCCAGTGGTGGCGCTGGCCCGCCGGGTCGCGCTCGCCGATCAGCGGGTGGTCGACGGCGCGGTCGAAAGCACCGGCCAGGGCGCCGCCGACGCGGGCGACCGGCTGGCGGCCTGGCACCGCGCCGGGCTCCCTCGGGCGGCCACGGCATTGCTGGCCGGCGTGCTGCTGCTCGGCCTGGCCGCGGCCCTCTACGGGAGCGCGACATGA
- the nuoK gene encoding NADH-quinone oxidoreductase subunit NuoK produces MRPVIPYVTAALLFGAGVYGVLRRRNAVLVLMAVELMLNAVNLILVTADTTVRATLPHGGQVFALFVIVLAAAEVGVGLAIVLQLYRLRASVAVDTVRLDAAPASELDEPRVPS; encoded by the coding sequence GTGAGACCGGTCATCCCCTACGTCACCGCGGCGCTGCTGTTCGGCGCCGGCGTCTACGGCGTGCTCCGCCGGCGCAACGCGGTGCTGGTGCTGATGGCGGTCGAGCTGATGCTCAACGCGGTCAACCTGATCCTGGTCACCGCCGACACCACGGTCCGCGCCACGCTGCCGCACGGCGGCCAGGTCTTCGCGCTGTTCGTCATCGTGCTCGCCGCAGCCGAGGTCGGCGTGGGCCTGGCCATCGTGCTCCAGCTCTACCGGCTGCGGGCCAGCGTGGCGGTCGACACCGTGCGGCTCGACGCGGCACCGGCCAGTGAGCTCGACGAGCCGCGGGTGCCGTCATGA
- a CDS encoding NADH-quinone oxidoreductase subunit J family protein: protein MTGADLLLLALGAVAVGSGVLVVTTDQLVRAGLYLVVCLGAVAGLYLILTAELVAWVQVLIYVGAVVVLLLFAVMLTRAPIGPSPDLNRRGLPAALIGGGAGLGLAALFADAFRWSAVDLPAPGTAQSLGTELFGTWVLPFEVLSVLLLAALVGAIIVSRPDIGSRP from the coding sequence GTGACCGGCGCCGACCTGCTGCTGCTGGCCCTCGGGGCGGTGGCGGTCGGCTCCGGCGTGCTCGTGGTGACCACCGACCAGCTCGTCCGGGCCGGCCTCTACCTGGTCGTCTGCCTGGGCGCGGTCGCCGGTCTCTACCTGATCCTCACGGCCGAGCTGGTCGCCTGGGTCCAGGTGCTGATCTACGTGGGCGCGGTCGTGGTGCTGCTCCTGTTCGCGGTGATGCTGACCCGCGCGCCGATCGGCCCCTCGCCCGACCTCAACCGGCGAGGCCTGCCCGCGGCGCTGATCGGTGGCGGCGCCGGCCTCGGCCTCGCGGCGCTGTTCGCCGACGCCTTCCGCTGGTCGGCGGTCGACCTGCCGGCACCCGGCACGGCGCAGAGCCTCGGCACCGAGCTGTTCGGCACCTGGGTGCTGCCTTTCGAGGTGCTCTCCGTGCTGCTGCTCGCGGCCCTGGTGGGCGCGATCATCGTCTCCCGCCCCGACATCGGGAGCCGGCCGTGA
- a CDS encoding response regulator transcription factor, which yields MDADTMAGGMTYGSGAARVSVAIVDDHPVVLEGVRSWLSADPRLEVVATGDNVEAVRSAARADVILLDLRLHGRMAVDEVSELSAAGQRVVVYSEHHEPNTILAVLDAGAVAFLAKHEGRDHCVETVLAAAADRPYVPPSLAGAMVGDRRSSRPALSEKEREALLLWFQSMSKASVAKRMQISEHTVKQYVDRARIKYARAGRPAATKSALLARAIEDGLIRPEEIGTYRSYASPDRPLP from the coding sequence ATGGACGCAGACACGATGGCGGGCGGCATGACGTACGGGTCGGGGGCGGCACGGGTGTCGGTGGCGATCGTCGACGACCATCCCGTGGTGCTCGAGGGAGTGCGCTCGTGGCTGTCGGCCGACCCGCGGCTGGAGGTCGTCGCGACCGGCGACAACGTCGAGGCGGTGCGCTCCGCCGCCCGGGCCGACGTGATCCTGCTCGACCTGCGGCTGCACGGCCGGATGGCGGTCGACGAGGTGAGCGAGCTGAGCGCGGCCGGGCAGCGGGTGGTGGTCTACTCCGAGCACCACGAGCCCAACACGATCCTGGCCGTGCTCGACGCGGGCGCGGTGGCGTTCCTGGCCAAGCACGAGGGGCGCGACCACTGCGTCGAGACCGTGCTGGCCGCGGCGGCCGACCGGCCCTACGTGCCGCCGTCGCTGGCCGGCGCGATGGTCGGCGACCGGCGCAGCAGCCGGCCGGCACTGTCCGAGAAGGAGCGCGAGGCGCTGCTGCTGTGGTTCCAGTCGATGTCGAAGGCGTCGGTGGCCAAGCGGATGCAGATCAGCGAGCACACCGTGAAGCAATACGTCGACCGCGCGCGGATCAAATACGCCCGTGCGGGGCGGCCGGCGGCGACCAAATCGGCCCTGTTGGCGCGGGCGATCGAAGACGGGTTGATCCGGCCCGAGGAGATCGGGACTTACCGGTCATACGCGTCACCCGATCGGCCATTGCCCTAG
- a CDS encoding sensor histidine kinase, producing the protein MPNHSLRRPHSGPPDRPWLRPEPISLAPVPEPPDAEPTANPASVALARVYALFPAAIRLSCGVAVAVVALAVRTPPVQAVPLALAVVALTIWSYVFYRQAVDNGIRAWVVLVDSALTIVACLAMGVLVARTVMPGGVSWVAVLASTSIITAPFALRMAHGILVGLTIAAAYCAGALIAGQQEEAISHSAVLVVQTFLAIGLVYLTRRSTRAADGVFAAYQRTHRESVIARAAREAERKQNRDLHDTVLSTLTMVGLGGVAAQSPMLRARASSDLRTLFDPVRRPVLDPAAKVSLDERLRLIVERYEGYPLTAALEPCLVPSAVADAIAESADAALSNVVRHGEGSVAWLRLHQTREAVVVEVIDVGPGFDMATIPSYRYGIRESIMARMAAVDATVRIDTAPGNGTRIHLEWANVG; encoded by the coding sequence GTGCCCAACCACAGTCTCCGGCGACCGCATTCCGGGCCGCCCGATCGCCCGTGGCTGCGGCCCGAGCCGATCTCCCTGGCGCCGGTGCCCGAGCCGCCCGACGCGGAGCCGACCGCCAACCCCGCGAGTGTCGCGCTGGCCCGGGTCTATGCCCTGTTCCCGGCCGCGATCCGGCTGAGCTGTGGTGTCGCCGTCGCGGTCGTGGCCCTCGCGGTGCGGACGCCGCCGGTGCAGGCCGTGCCGCTCGCGCTCGCCGTCGTCGCGCTGACCATCTGGTCCTACGTGTTCTACCGCCAGGCCGTCGACAACGGCATCCGGGCCTGGGTCGTGCTGGTCGACAGCGCGCTGACCATCGTCGCCTGCCTGGCGATGGGGGTGCTGGTCGCGCGCACCGTGATGCCCGGCGGCGTGAGCTGGGTCGCCGTGCTGGCCAGCACATCGATCATCACCGCGCCGTTCGCGCTGCGGATGGCGCACGGCATCCTGGTCGGCCTGACCATCGCGGCCGCCTACTGCGCCGGCGCGCTCATCGCGGGCCAGCAGGAGGAGGCGATCAGCCACTCGGCGGTGCTGGTCGTGCAGACCTTCCTGGCGATCGGGCTGGTCTACCTGACCCGGCGCAGCACCCGGGCGGCCGACGGCGTGTTCGCCGCCTACCAGCGCACCCACCGCGAGTCGGTGATCGCGCGCGCCGCCCGCGAGGCCGAGCGCAAGCAAAACCGCGACCTGCACGACACCGTGCTGTCCACGCTGACCATGGTCGGCCTGGGCGGTGTCGCGGCGCAGTCGCCGATGCTGCGCGCCCGGGCCTCTTCCGACCTGCGGACCCTCTTCGACCCGGTCCGCCGGCCGGTGCTCGACCCGGCCGCGAAGGTCTCCCTCGACGAGCGGCTCCGGTTGATCGTCGAGCGCTACGAGGGCTACCCCCTGACGGCCGCACTCGAGCCGTGCCTGGTGCCGTCGGCCGTGGCCGACGCGATCGCCGAGAGCGCCGACGCCGCGCTGTCCAATGTGGTGCGGCACGGCGAGGGCTCGGTCGCCTGGCTGCGCCTGCACCAGACCCGCGAGGCCGTCGTGGTCGAGGTGATCGACGTCGGTCCCGGCTTCGACATGGCCACGATCCCGTCCTACCGCTACGGCATCCGCGAGTCGATCATGGCCCGGATGGCGGCGGTGGATGCCACCGTCCGGATCGACACCGCGCCCGGCAACGGCACGCGCATCCACCTGGAGTGGGCCAATGTCGGCTGA
- a CDS encoding ester cyclase produces MTAADREALVRRLIADVWNGAREATAHEVIAPDCPGLGGSGPDGVLAWHQERRVSFPDLRYKVVDLIVAGDRAAVHWRAAGTQMGQFGPVAPTGTVVSYSGATFLRFDAEGRIADVWSVNELFQLLQQLGVEMLPPA; encoded by the coding sequence GTGACCGCCGCCGACCGCGAGGCGCTGGTGCGCCGGCTGATCGCCGATGTCTGGAACGGCGCCCGCGAGGCCACCGCACACGAGGTGATCGCGCCCGACTGCCCGGGCCTGGGTGGAAGCGGCCCCGACGGGGTGCTCGCGTGGCACCAGGAGCGCCGGGTGTCCTTTCCGGACCTGCGCTACAAGGTTGTCGACCTGATCGTCGCCGGTGACCGGGCGGCGGTGCACTGGCGCGCCGCGGGCACCCAGATGGGCCAGTTCGGTCCGGTCGCGCCGACCGGCACGGTGGTCAGCTACTCCGGCGCGACGTTCTTACGCTTCGATGCCGAGGGGCGGATCGCCGACGTGTGGAGCGTCAACGAACTGTTCCAACTGCTCCAGCAACTTGGCGTGGAGATGTTGCCACCCGCCTGA
- a CDS encoding complex I subunit 1/NuoH family protein produces MPLWLEVLIRVVGVVAAFLILPLVVGQTEHKVMAHMQGRLGPMYAGAFHGWAQLIADGIKFVQKEDVTPAAADRAVFRLAPMVALVPYLLVLLVVPLGPGDLVGQNLDVGLFFVLAVLGVGVVAVLMSAWASANKYSLLGGLRGAAQLLGYELPMVLAAASVAMAAGTLSLTGIVEAWRPWWLLWQLPALLVFFVAGLAEIRRPPFDMPIADSELVFGYLTEYTGLRFAFFLLAEYVGIVVIAALTTTLFLGGWKGPLDGQLGWLWTLVKIFAVAFVVIWFRVAYPRLREDQLQRLCWLVLVPVSLGQLVLTAAVRVAL; encoded by the coding sequence ATGCCGCTCTGGCTGGAGGTCCTCATCCGCGTGGTCGGCGTCGTCGCCGCCTTCCTGATCCTCCCGCTGGTCGTCGGCCAGACCGAGCACAAGGTGATGGCACACATGCAGGGCCGGCTCGGCCCGATGTATGCCGGCGCCTTCCACGGCTGGGCCCAGCTCATCGCCGACGGCATCAAGTTCGTGCAGAAGGAAGACGTCACGCCGGCCGCGGCCGACCGGGCGGTGTTCCGGCTGGCACCGATGGTCGCCCTGGTGCCCTACCTGCTGGTGCTGCTCGTGGTGCCGCTCGGCCCGGGCGACCTGGTCGGGCAAAATCTCGACGTCGGCCTGTTCTTCGTCCTGGCCGTGCTCGGCGTCGGCGTGGTCGCCGTGCTCATGTCGGCCTGGGCCTCGGCCAACAAATACAGCCTGCTCGGTGGCCTGCGCGGCGCCGCACAGCTCCTCGGCTACGAGCTGCCGATGGTGCTCGCCGCGGCCAGCGTCGCGATGGCGGCCGGCACGCTGAGCCTGACCGGCATCGTCGAGGCGTGGCGGCCGTGGTGGCTGCTCTGGCAGCTCCCGGCGCTGCTGGTCTTCTTCGTCGCCGGCCTCGCCGAGATCCGCCGGCCGCCGTTCGACATGCCGATCGCCGACTCCGAGCTGGTGTTCGGCTACCTGACCGAATACACCGGCCTGCGGTTCGCGTTCTTCCTGCTCGCCGAATACGTCGGCATCGTGGTGATAGCGGCGCTGACCACCACGCTGTTCCTCGGCGGGTGGAAGGGGCCGCTCGACGGCCAGCTCGGCTGGCTGTGGACCCTCGTCAAGATCTTCGCGGTCGCCTTCGTGGTGATCTGGTTCCGGGTCGCCTACCCGCGCCTGCGCGAAGACCAGCTCCAGCGGCTGTGCTGGCTGGTCCTGGTGCCGGTGTCGCTGGGCCAGCTCGTGCTGACCGCCGCGGTGCGGGTGGCCCTGTGA